The following nucleotide sequence is from Aspergillus luchuensis IFO 4308 DNA, chromosome 1, nearly complete sequence.
TAAGATGTTGATGATTAGCTGATCCGAAAAGCGAGTGTCTTTCTCATTTTCTACCCATATCCGGGGTTATTTTTGAcattattactttttatgtTCGATTCGGGGCTTTGTTTTGGTGCTGTTATAGAGCATTCATTCTGTTAAGCCTTTGTGTATTTATGATAGactcttttttcccttcggCACTGTTCCGGATGATGGGTGCAAGATGGTATGCTCTTGGATACGAAATACAACTCCTCTTAATCATGAATTCTGTCAGTAGTAGGTGTCAGTCTACTGGATTTCAACCGGTATGCATCCTTCTGGCTGCAGCCGGTATTGAAGAAAATGCCATTGTAGGGACTAAACGTTTAGAGTAGCTACATATCGACCAGTCACCAACTTTGCATTTACAttagcagcaccagcacactGCCATCTACAACTTAACAGACATTATCATCAATCCGAATCGAGATACACCTCAACCAGCCTATATATCACGTGACCCATGACAACCGGCGCGGAGTTGCACCAGCTACAGCTTCCAACTAGTATCCATCTCAAGTCTACAACTCATCTTGATCCAGCGCACATTCTCCACCAGCCAAAACCTGCACAGCCAAGCCGCCCAAAATGCCAGTCTACCTAATCTCCAAGTACGTCGTTCTACCTAGCGCACATATATCCTAAATTCCCTCATTGCCGCATGCATGCACCTCTACCCatccacctacctacctacctacctaatATGAAGCCGACATCGCATGGCAATAATCCCTCTCTACCTGTTCCTTGAATTTAATCGACAGAtcgcatacatacatacatacatacatacacccaGCGCACATCATCAATCAGTACACATATACACATATCATTCAAGAATACTAACGAATAATGCGAATTTTTggggaaaaaaatagaatcGCAGACCCCATCTTCGCCCTCAGCATCGGCACCTCGGCGGCATTATTGCGCATTCAGCGCGACCAGCGCGAAAAGTTCCCCGATCAGGCTAAGGATATTGGTATTGGACATGTGGTTTCGGTGGGCGcggggagagtgaggaggtggtgggcgGGGGATTTTGAGGGGTTGTGATTTTGACTTcgtgtctctctctctctcttataCCTACCTATACATCCCTGTCGCTCGATCACTGTGGACATTGCTTTGGTCCTTTTTATATCactgttgggggtggtgctggggtaTGATACtatgatgggtggtggtgtgcgTTGGGGAAGAATTGGGGGAGGATTGGATAAatgaggatgtggatgtgttgTTGGCGGGGAAGGTGCGAGGATTATGTTTATTTatgggtgggttgggtaGGGCGTTGAGGGTTCTATTGTTATTATCAGTCACTTTGTGGGATTGAGCGATGTTTACTGAATACATATGATGCGATGATTAATTGAGTATTCCCAGATCATTAtaaagtactaagtagtatcTTGGTTTAGAAACCAGACTAGGCGGAGGGTCTAGACAAGGTAGTTCTGACGGGATACAACAAAGTTCAAATTCAAGTGAACAATAAGTGGGCAAGTTTTAGTATGAAAAGTCGATTGTATCTACAATTGCACGAATTCGAATTAAAGTAATGTATTCGTCGAAAGGAAACTTTTTCCCTCCCAGAGTCTGCAGAGCAAGTCATCATGCAGTAACAACTAGCAACTCGAATCTATGCatagacaaagaaaaagtgATTCCCATAAATTCGTTAACATGATActaggaaaaagaaacaagcagATCCATTAAAACCGCTCGCCTATCTGCAAACGGCTGGAGGTATaatgaagaaagaacaagaaaagaatcgAGACCGCAGCTGGTTAAAGCATTTAGTCGAGCTCCTCAGGGCGCTCCTCGACCTCGTCAGCAGTGCGGGTAGCACCGGGGGCAGCACCGCCGGGGGCGGCACCAGCGGCACCACCGTAGGcagcggagatgatggggttggcAACACTGTAAGTCAAAAAGTTAGCATCATGATTCAAATAGATCTTAagatgggaagagaaaaggatgaACATACCCCTCAAGCTCCTTCTGCTGAGCCTCGTACTCGTCCTTCTCGG
It contains:
- a CDS encoding uncharacterized protein (COG:S;~EggNog:ENOG410Q2BD;~InterPro:IPR024242;~PFAM:PF11654;~TransMembrane:1 (o6-25i);~go_process: GO:0009306 - protein secretion [Evidence IEA]) — encoded protein: MPVYLISKIADPIFALSIGTSAALLRIQRDQREKFPDQAKDIGIGHVVSVGAGRVRRWWAGDFEGL